The region GCAAATATttgtatgttatcacaattaataatGGTAAATTAccgtaattctcgctattcacaataagggcgccgccagcggtttgcgatgtaatcgtgatgtatcatgggaaaaggtcgacatccaagtccgcgcaatacgaatattaccacgctattacataggaacacgtgacaatatttgtttagtttgtcaaaataaaggtgttacacgcgaatcgatactcaataatgtgatttgaaatgtgcacaattaattttttctctatcgatttgcgtgtaatacatcacgattacatcgcaaaccgctggcggcgcccttattgtgaatagcgagaattgatttcataaattataaagattgaccaagcatcgatggttgatcaaaagatcgaactaatttgtttctatcgccTAATAAAACATCCCAGTTCAGTCTTTATTTATAAGCTAGTAATTAAGTCCATACATGTTTTGGATACatgtatgacctttaaaaataatCAGACCGCGaccgatcatgtcttccatagcagggTCAAAGGATAACCAAACAACTTTTTTCGGcctttaaaggaaatctgtaccataaactaatcaatggctatatagttgcagtaataataaaaacgacaaacagtaaaagtcccaagcttatatacgtacaaataaaggagaaattcttaattccttacgacgatcaacGGTCATTTTGCAATCCATGgcggcggccatattgatacccgatgttttttttattacgctgtaacggtaccccgatattgaaaccagcgaaatccgtgccacaagcctcgcgctcgtgaactttggtgacacgaagcgaatactaccaaagttcagattcaacattcgttcaaaaaaaaacgcgacaatttttacccataaaactacagaagaacataaaaaaatgtattttaagtaatatttatgatcaacaatgtcttttgagaacgaaaagtaaaaatagcactaaaaaccaaaattcgctgtggggtcgcgaatgccatagcaacacacgctcgccgtgggtctgtgtgaaaggttacactgaccgcttgtggcagaaatgattcgcaagcagctatcatggcggcttccatgaatcgcagtaatgaaggattaaaagtgctttttctttgttaggaatattccgaattcatatagaccgtctggtatgtttaatttaggggtatataactatattagccattgattagtttatggtacagatttcctttaatctTGAATCGGGAAAacatatttattgcaaatataccGATTCTCATTTTTTCGAAATGcagaaaattatgttatttttcaGAATTTTGACATCCTGAATTATATAAACACAAAAGTTAGTGTATTCACACCTGCACACATGAATGAAGTCATACAGTAGAAAATTATCACAATTCTCACTTTGAGGCTTTTATTGAGCTAATTATGCAGGTTGACAATcaattgttttatgttttattgcTTCAATTAATATATACAATTGCATTTGTATCTCCTATATAACAATAATTAGGAATCCAGGTATGATAATGTAAACTTTCAgaagttaaaataaaataatgcattACATTGAGAATATGCATTTTAAATCATTCTTAACCATGATGGAATTCGAATACTCAGCATGCCTGTAGCTCCATGATAAACACATCTGTGTATAACATGTTCAGAATATTGCATACATTTGCCTTAGATTATGGATTTTTGcagtattttgagtgaaaattggCTTAGCTTCCCTTGAAATAtaccgtcggcagagtgctacactatcgtaagtgcattagaatgtaatagctgccttttgtaaaacacctagtATTATTGCAGCACATCCcctcattgtaaagtgttgatgttctgtattacttgcctgatggccactaagctaacccaagatatcaCATCATTTACATGTAGTTACGGTAGgtgtttttctagtgttattggttaaaaataagtacatttattgaaatgttgcaaatggcagctattacattctactgcacttacgatagtgtagcactctgccgacgatacaTTTTTCCAGCCATGTACGCTACATGGACACAACATGTAAATTCCAGCTTGGCAAGGAATTGCGTAAAATACCTATAGTGTTGATTTACTAGTCTCCGATTACATGATCCAGATGACAAGATTTCATCCAATTGTGGAAAGCGTGTGAAACCAAGACATAATGGgctactccatttaaaatccacactacccctgtggaagattctggaaatatcttccatatagaggagtatgaatttcaaatgaaatgaacacattaggcattgGGTTGAAAATCACAACCCAATCAATATCAGAGTGTGTAGATAAATTTAACACTACTTTGTCTAAAAATGTTGCACAAAAATCTGAACTAAAGCAGATTGACAGATGTTGCTTCATTACTAAAATAAGCATGATTAGTGAAAATACCTTTTTATAATAGAACTTTTCAGtctctcaaaattcaaaaaaagttttttgtaaaaagttttaagcccaaatttatatacataatattatcaatagctatcaatcaatatgtaaaataaaataaaattgtcaaaacttACAATCGAGTTGATATATTGTTATTCTTATTCTTGCACACAGAAAAGGATCGTATACGTGATGAAGATAACATGTCCCTCGTCCCTGTTTATAGTGTTCAGAGCTATCTTCCTAATCAAGATCGAATATGGCGGGCTCATTTCATTCCTTCTCAAGGACTTGGGAATCTTTCCAACTGATAACttgattaacatgattataaTATATACAAACACAATGACAAGAAACAAATTTGATAACATAATTCTGTTGAACGGCATGGTACGCAATCCTTGATTTGGATTATGCACTGACCCGTTGTTTTCTTTGTGGAGAGTAAAGTCCTTTTATTTGGGCTACTTTGTCTTGTTTCAAAGCGATCCCCACATTATCTTAATCACATATATACAATCCTCTTCTGAGTGCTAGTGCACCCTCTATTGGTGACAGAAGTTGGATCGataaacatcactctgaagatggacATCGTCCAAGATTGTTGAAaatgtcaggtcagtaaataatttttgattttgaccAGTGGCGTAATCTTACATAATATGCATAAATGACCTAAAATCAAATGGTATATACTGTTCACACAGGGTGAGGAGAGACATCACCAATCTACCAAAAAGTCctttgtaaaatatatatttctggACAAATTCACATAGTTATCAcccacttaaagccataatgtatgattttgttaTTGAggtacaatgaaaaaaaaacacttagaggcttaactgtggagctcaaTGGGTGAATTGGAGAATACAACCGAGGATCACcagttttattatcttaaaacttctaaaaattttactgtaattaaagcacttcaggctaggtattttagtacaccattgggcattacaaataaaaataaagaaaaaagttgaaattttatttaagaaaaATTGAAGGCAACACTCATGACCAccgtggagcaaatcacatatttggGCTTTAAGGTtcacttttgacatgaaaattattacttttttttttttttttctgaaaaaggtcaacattttggacCCCTGGTTATTTGACAGTGTTCACAGTACATTGGCTTCTTCTTCCCACTTCCATCGAAGATATAAAATACACAGATATGGGTTCACCAGGTTAATGATATGGGCATGAATGATGTATGTGGGGATCAATGACATGATGCAGTTCACTGGAGGCTGTAGATTAGGATTGTGGTTTCATTAGCAAGCACCAGTGAGCCATCAGGTGTCATGGACAAATCATTGGGATAGTTCAATCCCTTGACTATGCATTGTAGGAATGTACCTGTGGGGCTGTATGCATGAATGTGACCAGTGTTTTCTTTCCTGGATACTATCATTGCAACATATATATTATCCTCATCATCACACACTATCCCACCTGGCCATACTTTGCTACCTGTCACATCCTCATCTATCTTGAGTGTGAAGCTAAACACCTCATTACCTGAGTTATCTATTGCTACTACCCTACTGTATACTGAACCTGATGTATCGGTATGAATCAGGATTTGATTCTTACTATTGACAACCATACTTCGATTATAACCAATTGAGCACTTGATCTTCTTGACCACCATACCATCAGGATATGTATGGACTGTTATGATATCCCTTGCCATATCACCCACCAACACATTCCCTTCCCTATCTATGGCAATACGCTCTAGTCTAACATCTGTGTTTTCATCTTCACCTTGGGTTAAGGTGTTGAAGCAGTGAAGATACTTGCCTTGCTTATCAAAAACATGTATTGATTTGGATTCATATCCTACTACTAAGATATCTCCTTGTGGTGATGCACAAATATCAACAACACATATTGGTTTGTTGGAGTCTTGTTCTGTTGGTGTAAATGACATCTTGTACTTGCCATCACTATCAAGAATGTCAATCTTCTTGCTCATGTAGTCACAGGTTACTAGATCTCCATTACGAGGACAGCAGGCAATACATAAAGCACGCTGAGggggtttgatttctctctccagtgaccaggtgctcaaggctatgtaagatataaatggtatacaTAATAGTGTAGGTGGCATTcaaatatgataattgcatatttcattgggaaacaattagttacaatcttatttcgtCACCATTCTTTGGATATGAATAAATGACAATGACAATACATGTGGCAATGGAGGGAGTGTTTTAATCAACATTTCAAAGATTTGATTGAAATATGCAAAAAGAAACATTTATTCATGTTCACCATTACTTTAAAATGAATAACTGACAATGAAACATAATTTGTCGATGGATTGGGTAGTATTAAAGGCCGTTGGTGTTAACATGGAAAATAAAGCACCAATTTGGCTTATTCACATAAAAAGCTGCTTCTTCAACATTTACATGATAAAGTTATCAATAAAACTGTTATTACCCCATCTTGTTTGATTAAGAATAATAATGTCCTAAGTTTGCTAGgataccccccccacccccccacacacaccaaaaTTTACTGAGCCTTAAAGGGTATAGTCCATACAAGAttttgtcacaagaaaattctcaaaataaaattttgatattaatccgcgatgttataaggcccgccgattacgagctgatcaaagtataggttaCAATTAAATAGTTTGACTCAATACAAAGTTCTTCAAAAATTGAAAAGTGGTTaagccaacaaacaaaatgagacattttacatgaatctgtaatttcaaattgaattgaatttgaactttgttaatactgctgtttctcattgttttgcatagcaaaaatacttagtaggcctacctatgacaattttaatgacttatccttcactcttatgcaatttacaaataatgttaattttttACACCTTCACTACAActatgggatcactgaataggcctttaattatgGACTTAAATATTAGTGGATCCCGTTATATATCATATTTAGAATAATATTACTCAAATATCCCATTTTAGGCATGTAACTGGGTTATGAAGTCATTTGCATGCGAAGTAAGTCAGATGTGACCTTTTATACAAACATTGCCTTcatgtgatatttattttttaccttaatatactattgaaataatttcattgtaatcagtaaaataagaaactactTTATGATAAATATGTTATATGATACTACATGTagttaagatttttaaaaaggtcatttgatatcaccccttttataaaatatttttcttaggCCTATTGTGCCCTTTTTAAATGGACAGTATAAGCCTATGcctaagaaaaaaaatatatgcctagctttatttatataatatatagacctatagcctatattatttttTACGTATTATTGATTTCCTTTTGCCCAACCTTTACCAAAATTGTATtacactagcgggatacccgcgcttcgcgcgggtccccgctagatgagtaaatcggagcgttcactataacaggaagaattactaagcaggtagaatcattgaaaaggtacattttatttatctaaatctgtctcttacattttcttttttagtttcttctgcttcgcttgtgattttccgtttccatgttatttatttatttaaccccgttcccattattttctaaatctgttctttcttacatttcccttttagcttctttttttatttgctgcttgtgatttcccgtttccatgttttttatttaactctgttctcattatttcagcttctttttttcttacatttcctgattagtttctttccttctttgtttcgtaaccgttcccgtttcatttagttactttaacccgttggcctattactcgtaccttttttgtcctcattttaatttaatttttctttatagtaccgcttcatgttgtttatacaacacacatctttttcccgtatttattaagTCCTCTCACAGCATGTCTGcagacgtgttcacccgttattccgtgacccgtccatgtacctttttgtcctttatttttcctttattccgtattatcatgtccactcgTCTCTGGCTCACAaatctgcgccgtttacgcgcgcattggcgtagtgcgcattacgcacgaggcgccgacgggctgccggccagctgcagtgacacgtaggctggcaactgattttcataataaaacgcccgtttttacccatatttcactgtttttgaggccaattcttgaccgttttcaaccaaattttcgcattaccgtctcggtatataCCTCGCTGTCCCGTATGAATTttgcgacatttggatcgaagcCTTTACATTACGAAGTTACACTTTATGATCAAATTAATAGGTAACCAAACATCCTACTTTAAAGGTCCGCCTGCCGTTACcagtatattttgacatcttatgGTAttatattaaccatgttaacagatTGTTGAAACGACCAGAGTAGATTTGTTATAACTTGGATGCAGGGAGCACTTGCCCATGGCAGAGATGCCAACTCTCCctattttagagggaggctccctatttttgtaaacatttttgtccattttgacacccaaatttggcaacctccctatttctggcaagTTTTGTGCTATTGAAGTTACATGCAATTTTGAAAACATCCCTATTTTTGGTGTGAATCCTCcatattttctggatgttaaatgttggcatctctgccaTGGTGCCGTGTTGGAGGTGGTATGGACTATAATTTACGTATACATTGATTCGGCATCCACTCGTAAGAGTCATTATTTGTGTGGACTCTGTCATGTCCGTGGGCATTTAAACAAAAATTAGTCACTATTAAAGACGGTTATAATGTTAAAATTCACCTTGATTATGTCCAAATTAGTAATATTTGTGCTACAACAGCTTTTTATCCAGGTTTAGTCATTAGAGTCGTGGGACAGATTAGCTATTTTTGAGATGAAAATTTGACACAAAAACCCCAAgaaaaacagcaatattgacaaagttaaaACACATGTATAGCTATAATTTTACTGAAGTATAGCAATTACAGATTGAAGTTTTACTAACATGTCTTATTTTGTGTTCAATACACtataggctatgttagcacatctatgacactaacaaaacgtgtcaaaatctgaattttgatgatttttttatgatcctccggatgagcaaattactgaataggGGTGACACAtgaaatatgtattttatagTATAGAATACCTTGTACTATTGATCCAATGGTAGGTCGTTGTTTGGGATCATAATTCCAGCACTGCTGCATGATATCTGCAAGATCTCTTGGGCAAGTTGCTGGTACTGAAGGCTTCAATCTACCACTGCCCACTTCAAAGACGACAGTTTGCCACTCTGTCCCTTCAAAAGGCTCCTTTCTTGTACAGATCTCCAAACCGAGCATCCCATATGCGTAGATATCAGCTGGCTTCGAGTATACTGCTCTTCCGTGTTCATTCCCTCTGTGAATTTCTGGTGCCATATATCGATTGGTTCCTTTTTGGCTGGATGTTGTCTGGGAGTGATCAATTTTGCACGCAAGTCCAAAATCGGCAATCTTTAACAGATTGTCTTCAAAAAGAATACAATTAGACCCCTTGATGTCCCTGTGCAGAAAGTCATGTCTGTGGAGGTACTGGATGGCTAGCGCTGATTCTTTGATCCATTTTCTCTTCAGCTCATTAGTCAGAGGCTTAGAAGGATCAGATAGATAATCATGCAGTGAACCATTTGGGGCATACTCCATCAAAATTACATGAATTGGCCCCGCTTCTGAAAACCCAATcaacttgacaatatttttgtggtgAAGTTGACTCATGACTTCAATTTCCCTTTCTTCTAGCTTGAAAACAGTTTTGGCAGCAGCTTGTTTGTATCCATTAAACTGATTACTTAAAAACCCACTGAAAGTTACACGGTGGACTGATCCGAATGCCCCTTCCCCAAGTTTCTCAtggaattttatatttttgaatccAATTGTGTCTATTGGAAAGGCAGTGGCCATGGTCTGATCTGAAAGAAAAGCAATAGCAGATTTTTTTATAATCAAAGAGCACAGACAAATTGTTGTTTCTAGAATATGAATAAGATAGAATTTGTAAAGAAAACAGGTGGACCTGGAGCAAATTGTTTTGATAATGTTTAAACGTGTAAACATTAAAGTTGTATGTGAAgggaatttttgtgttgaaacaatgatgaaaaattaagggctggggtatgaacgtttggacagtatttattgtgggacattagaacacatcagacatatcgaattgcattatgaatacgacgaatgtcattctgatatcaaataattttgattttttgaaattcgcaatttaatacacattttatgacaaatcattaaaaattgatagttttgatatttaacagtacttgaagtaaactatataaatctgatgatttatacttaaagtgtatgtaggtgggatgaaaagccgacgatcaattgaaaattttgacctttcgtattgaagatatggattttttcccaaaacaccaaaaaattaggtcttttgggataaaaatccatatcttcaatatgaaaggtcaaaattttcaattgaccatcggcttttcctcctgctacatacactttaagaatatgtcattagatttatataatttacttcgaggactgttatatatcaaaaatttgaaaaatataaatttttataatttgtcataaaatttgtattatattgt is a window of Amphiura filiformis chromosome 2, Afil_fr2py, whole genome shotgun sequence DNA encoding:
- the LOC140142233 gene encoding mitogen-activated protein kinase kinase kinase 20-like, whose product is MATAFPIDTIGFKNIKFHEKLGEGAFGSVHRVTFSGFLSNQFNGYKQAAAKTVFKLEEREIEVMSQLHHKNIVKLIGFSEAGPIHVILMEYAPNGSLHDYLSDPSKPLTNELKRKWIKESALAIQYLHRHDFLHRDIKGSNCILFEDNLLKIADFGLACKIDHSQTTSSQKGTNRYMAPEIHRGNEHGRAVYSKPADIYAYGMLGLEICTRKEPFEGTEWQTVVFEVGSGRLKPSVPATCPRDLADIMQQCWNYDPKQRPTIGSIVQGILYYKIHISCVTPIQ